A region of Aquila chrysaetos chrysaetos chromosome 13, bAquChr1.4, whole genome shotgun sequence DNA encodes the following proteins:
- the TCIM gene encoding transcriptional and immune response regulator, whose protein sequence is MKAKRSYKTPAMSTSLRVSPSVHGYRFDTALRKKAVANIFESINEESLQKLFKNSGDKKAEERAKIILATDQDLEEKTRALMALKQRRKDKLLQFLTFRKYSIKVH, encoded by the coding sequence atgaaagcaaagagaagctaCAAAACTCCAGCCATGTCCACATCCCTGCGAGTGAGCCCCTCGGTCCACGGCTACCGCTTTGACACAGCCCTGCGCAAGAAAGCCGTGGCCAACATCTTTGAAAGCATCAACGAAGAGTCCCTACAGAAACTCTTCAAAAACTCCGGCGACaagaaggcagaggaaagagcCAAGATAATCCTCGCCACCGACCAGGACTTGGAGGAGAAAACGAGAGCGCTAATGGCGCTAAAGCAGAGGCGAAAAGACAAGCTGCTCCAGTTCCTGACATTTCGGAAATACTCCATTAAAGTTCACTGA